In a single window of the Pocillopora verrucosa isolate sample1 chromosome 4, ASM3666991v2, whole genome shotgun sequence genome:
- the LOC136280405 gene encoding MAM domain-containing protein 2-like, with protein sequence MMLPVIQGTHLLLASFFVMIATVFPFRAGGYSKDITGNCTFDERTFCSWSNERYTDHFDWVLGQGSSLSSDTGPITDYAENGSYIHIQTLSPRKYDERARLKSLWMRGPLRMTFFYSMYGSTIETLSVYVIINGRESRIWSRHGNHSSRDWIKGCVAISYEGTYQVVIEGIAGVTFASSIAVDELIFSENLTCISDGDTTPSELFKVNCTFKESFCGWRNLFAPWDQIDWRRGSENSRDQIEASGNLTGK encoded by the exons ATGATGCTTCCAGTTATCCAGGGAACACATTTGCTTCTTGCCAGCTTCTTTGTGATGATTGCCACTGTTTTTCCCTTCCGAGCAGGAGGCTATTCAAAAGACATCACCG GGAACTGCACCTTCGATGAGAGAACATTCTGCAGCTGGTCCAATGAAAGATACACCGACCATTTCGATTGGGTACTTGGACAAGGAAGTTCTCTAAGCAGTGACACTGGACCAATCACTGACTACGCAG AAAACGGCTCGTATATCCACATTCAAACGTTATCCCCTCGAAAGTACGACGAGAGGGCCAGACTGAAAAGCCTGTGGATGAGAGGGCCACTGCGGATGACATTTTTTTACTCCATGTACGGCAGCACCATTGAGACTCTCTCTGTATATGTTATAATCAATGGCCGTGAATCCAGGATATGGAGTCGTCATGGGAACCACTCATCGCGCGATTGGATCAAAGGCTGCGTGGCTATAAGCTACGAAGGAACTTATCAG GTAGTAATAGAGGGCATTGCAGGTGTGACTTTTGCATCAAGCATTGCAGTTGATGAACTCATTTTCAGTGAGAACCTAACATGCATTTCAGATGGTGACACTACTCCATCTGAACTCTTTAAAG TGAACTGCACCTTTAAAGAAAGTTTCTGTGGATGGCGAAATCTATTTGCACCTTGGGATCAAATCGACTGGAGGAGAGGATCGGAAAACTCAAGGGATCAAATTGAAGCGAGCGGTAATCTCACTGGCAAGTAA